A region from the Tachyglossus aculeatus isolate mTacAcu1 chromosome 5, mTacAcu1.pri, whole genome shotgun sequence genome encodes:
- the LOC119928956 gene encoding small vasohibin-binding protein isoform X2 — translation MDPSGRKEKPKAKEPMNRLEKAKQKSAQQELKQRQRAEIYALNRVMTELEQQQFDAFCKQMQPSGE, via the exons ATGGATCCGTCAGGGCGGAAGGAGAAACCTAAAGCCAAGGAGCCCATGAACCGGCTGGAAAAGGCCAAGCAGAAGTCAGCCCAGCAGGAACTAAAGCAGAGGCAGAGAGCGGAG ATTTATGCTCTCAACAGAGTCATGACGGAATTGGAGCAGCAGCAGTTCGATGCATTCTGTAAGCAGATGCAGCCTTCCGGAGAGTAA
- the LOC119928956 gene encoding small vasohibin-binding protein isoform X1, giving the protein MDPSGRKEKPKAKEPMNRLEKAKQKSAQQELKQRQRAELQPPRWGLTITPLLPTINKPCRVFLDRVFIKSAVRCTRLSAQ; this is encoded by the exons ATGGATCCGTCAGGGCGGAAGGAGAAACCTAAAGCCAAGGAGCCCATGAACCGGCTGGAAAAGGCCAAGCAGAAGTCAGCCCAGCAGGAACTAAAGCAGAGGCAGAGAGCGGAG CTGCAGCCTCCTCGTTGGGGTCTGactatcaccccactcctccccaccatCAACAAGCCCTGCCGAGTTTTCCTCGACCGTGTCTTCATAAAAAGCGCAGTGCGCTGCACCcggctaagcgctcagtaa